CAGTTGGCGGAGCTGTGACATGACGCACACGCTCGCCATCGACGTGGGGTCGTCGTCCGTCAAGGCCGCGATGCTTGACGGCACGGACCTCGCCAGCGACGTCGCCTCAGCAGCGTTCGAGACCGACCACGACGGCATCTACGTCGAAGTCCCGGCCGAGCGCATCGACGAAGCCATCCGGCAGGCCGTCGGGCAACTCGACGTCTCGACGGCTGAACGCGTGGGTCTGACGACCATGGCCCCGGCGTGGCTGGCGATGGACGAGGACGGCCGGGCGATCACGCCGATCGTCACGCATCAGGATCGGCGCGGCGGCATGACCCAGCAGCTCATTGATTCGACCACCGGTCGGAAGGTGACGTTCCGGCAGCTCACCGGAAACGTGCCGACACCGGGTGGAATCAGCGTCACGACGGCAACGTGGTTGAACAACAGAACCGATTCGGTGAGACGCGCCGCGATGGTCGGACACCTGCCCACTTCGCTGTTTCGCCGCCTGTCGGGCGTCTGGGCGATGGATCCGAGCAACGCCGGCTTTACGGGAATGCTCGACATCCGACGGATGGCGTGGTCTCGCGAGGTCTGCGATGCCGCCCGGTTCCCGATGAGCAAGCTGCCGCCGATTGTCGACGCGGCAACGGTTGTCGGCGAGACGCGCGAGAATGACCTCGGCATACCCACCGGCCTGCCGCTTTTCGGTGGATACGTCGATGGCAGCGGGCCGTTGCTCGTGGGCGGGGCGAAGCCGGGGACGCTGATGCACTCGGCCGGCTCGACAGACGTGCTGGCCGTTTGCGTCGAGAAGCCTCGGCCGACGAGTGGGTTGCTGTGTCGGCCGCTGGGAACAGGCGGGCTCTGGGTGCTCGCCGCAACGCAGGCGGCGGGTGGGTCGGCGCTGTCCTGGGCGAAGCGGACGCTCTTTGCCGACTGGAGCGACGAACAGTTCAACGCCGCCATCGTCGAGCCGGTCGGCCGAAAAACGTCCGTCACCTTCCACCCGCATCTGGCCGGCGATCGACAGAGCGTCGAACAACCCACCGGCGCGTTCACCGGCCTGACGCTCGCAACGACGCGGGCGGACCTGCTCACAGCGGTCAAGCACGGCCTTGTCGGCGATCACTCGCGTCGGCTTAAGCGCCTGCTCAAAGTCGCCGGCGATGTCGATCGTCGCGTCATCACCACCGGCGGCGGCGGTGTGCTGCCGGGGCTGATGCGCGCGACCTGGCCCGGCGACGACTGGCAGTTCGAAGAAGTCGAGCAGGGCACGCTTCGCGGGCTCGGGGCCCTCGCTCAGGAGTGATGCGAGGTGGAACCAGCCTTCCGGGAGGTCATCCGTTATCCCGAGCATAGCCGAGGGACCTCGTCTGGTCGACGGTGCCGGATGACGGCGAGGTCCCTCGACTCGCTTCGCTCGCTCGGGATGACGAGCGCTCAATCAAGTGTGACTCCGTGTCACGACGACCTCGGCTCGTGCGAGCACGTCGGGGTCGTAGGTCAGCCCAAGGCCCGGGCCATTCGGCACCGTTAGCCGGCCATCGCGGATGGCGAAGCGCGGGGCGTACCAGTCGGCGTTGGGTTCTGGATGGACGGACCATTCGTGGAACGCCGCGACGTCGTCGACGAGTGACGCGACGTGCAACAGCGAGACGCCTTCGGGGCCCGACTTGGGCGAGTGCGGCGTGACGCGGAGGCCGGCCCGGTTTGCGGCACCGGCGACGGCGAGGCTGCGGTCGAGTCCGCCGACGTAGTGCGCGTCGGGCTGGAGCAGGTCGACCACGCGATCGCCGATCATCTGACGAAACGTCGGCCAGGCGTGATCCTGCTCGCCGCCGGCGACGGTCATGTCGATGGCTTCGGCGACACGCTTGGTCTCGTCGAGGTCGTCGAACGGACACGGCTCTTCGAACACCGCCACGCCGTAGTCGGCCAGCATGCGGCTCACCTCGATCGCGTGATCCGCGTCGTAGCTGCCGTTGGCGTCGGCCCAGAGCTCGGCGTTCGGGACTGCCTTCCGCAACGCCTGTGTGACGGCTTCGGACCGACCCGGCGCGGCGTCGGCGTTCCGACTCATCCGGCCGCCGACCTTGTACTTGATCGCCCGGCAGCCGGTGGCCTCGACACGCGGCGCGAAGAGGGCGACTTCCTCCTCGGCCGACGTGTGCCGGCCGGTGTGGCTGAGGTAGAGGTCGACCTCGTCACGTCGTCGTCCGCCCGCGATGTCGCCGATGCTCTTGCCTGATTTCTGGCCGACGAGGTCGAGGCACGCCATCTCGACGGCCGCGATGCAGACGCGCGTTGGCAGGCCGAACTTGTACGAGCTCTTGTGTCGCCACATCGCATCGGAGAGTGCGCGCACTCGCCGAGCATCCAACCCGACGGCCACCTCTGCCTG
This genomic window from Planctomycetota bacterium contains:
- a CDS encoding FGGY-family carbohydrate kinase — translated: MTHTLAIDVGSSSVKAAMLDGTDLASDVASAAFETDHDGIYVEVPAERIDEAIRQAVGQLDVSTAERVGLTTMAPAWLAMDEDGRAITPIVTHQDRRGGMTQQLIDSTTGRKVTFRQLTGNVPTPGGISVTTATWLNNRTDSVRRAAMVGHLPTSLFRRLSGVWAMDPSNAGFTGMLDIRRMAWSREVCDAARFPMSKLPPIVDAATVVGETRENDLGIPTGLPLFGGYVDGSGPLLVGGAKPGTLMHSAGSTDVLAVCVEKPRPTSGLLCRPLGTGGLWVLAATQAAGGSALSWAKRTLFADWSDEQFNAAIVEPVGRKTSVTFHPHLAGDRQSVEQPTGAFTGLTLATTRADLLTAVKHGLVGDHSRRLKRLLKVAGDVDRRVITTGGGGVLPGLMRATWPGDDWQFEEVEQGTLRGLGALAQE
- a CDS encoding mandelate racemase/muconate lactonizing enzyme family protein, translated to MDLPSSPLQDVTSHLADPCVIARVELLRVPHAWLCRVTDRDGAEGIAPGSSRLSLFTSLFKQQAEVAVGLDARRVRALSDAMWRHKSSYKFGLPTRVCIAAVEMACLDLVGQKSGKSIGDIAGGRRRDEVDLYLSHTGRHTSAEEEVALFAPRVEATGCRAIKYKVGGRMSRNADAAPGRSEAVTQALRKAVPNAELWADANGSYDADHAIEVSRMLADYGVAVFEEPCPFDDLDETKRVAEAIDMTVAGGEQDHAWPTFRQMIGDRVVDLLQPDAHYVGGLDRSLAVAGAANRAGLRVTPHSPKSGPEGVSLLHVASLVDDVAAFHEWSVHPEPNADWYAPRFAIRDGRLTVPNGPGLGLTYDPDVLARAEVVVTRSHT